The genome window AGCCTTGGCCTGCTCCAGGCGCTTGGCCAGGATCCCCGCCTGGGGCGAGGAGGGCTTCGACACGAAATCCCCGGAGAGAGGAACCACGACGGGCGCAGCTGTCGCGTCGTTGGCGCAGAGCACGGTCAGGCTGGCCGCGTCCTTCATCACGATGACCGGCCCCTTCTCCAAAGCCGGAAGGGCGGCCAAGAGGATGTTGGCCTGGGCTTGCGGCGAGGAGACTTCGGCCTGCTTGGACAGCCAGCTGTAGAAACCGTAGGCCCCGTTGATCATCTCCACAGCGCCGCCGCTCAGGCCCGGCATGTCCGCGGGCGCGGCAAGACCGTCGAAGACTCTTCCTAGGGCGGCAGACTGCTCCGCCAAGGGGGCCCTGGGATCGATGGCCGCGGCCAAGGACTTCTCGTTGAGGATGGGGCGCAGCAAGCCCGGGACTGCCGGGGCGGCTGCCAAGACCGCGGGTTGGACCACGGGTACGGCCGGTGCCGCGGGAGTCAGGGCCAAGAGTCGGGGGGCCAGGAGCCCGGCGGCAGGAAGCAGGCTGGCCCGCAGAGGGGCCGCGTTGAGCGCCGGAGCCAGGCGGATGACCGGGACGGCTGTCCCCGCCTGCGTGCTGAGCCTGAACTGGGCGCAGGCCGGGCCGGCCAGGGCCGCGGACAAGGACAAAGCCAGGAAAGCGGTTTTCATGAAGATATCATAGCCAGGGGGCCTCGGCTCGGCCTCGGTCCCATGGGGCAAGTCCGGCCCGCATTCCGGCCCATCCCCGCACAGGTCTTTCGGACCACCATCCGGCCTCGGTTTGATATCATGGCAGGATGGCGGCCAGGGTCTGCGGGACCGCGGCGCTGCTGCTGGGCCTGATTTCCGCTCAGGCCTCGGCGGCCCCGTCCGAGCCTCAAGTCGCGGCCTCGACGAGCACGCGCGCGCCGCGCCGGGAGATCCCTTTGTCTCTGACCTTCATCCAGAATAGGCAGGACCGGCGACTGGAGCTCGGCTACAGCCTGCGGTGGGACTTCGACGACCTCAAGGACGCCGGCCCCGGGATGCTCCGCACGCTGCTCGATCCGGGCGCTTTCTGGGAGGGTCAGACCTGGGACTTCAGGGACCGCACCCGCTTCATCCTATACGGAGTGAGGGTCGATCCCTGGAAGGCATTCTTCGAGCCGGCTGCGCCGGTCGCGGTCACGGCCAGCAGCGGGACCTCGGCCGGCGCTGCGCGAAGAGCGCCGCAGCGTCGGCGCTGGCGCCCCTCGGTCTGGCCGGTCATCAAGGACATCAACGATCACATCGAGAGCGATATCCGCAACGAAGTGCTGCGCGAGTCGCTGCGCCGGCTTCCTGCCGAAGCGCAGAAGAGGACGGTCGAGGATGAGAGGGAACTCCTGCGCGATCTCGTGCGGTGGCAGCGGGAGGTGGAGACCCCGGGTCTGGCCGGAGCCGCAGACGGGATCGATTACCTTGTCCCGCAGCGCAAGCGCGACGGCGCTTGGCACGAGGGCATCCACCTCTCCACCGCGAGCGCGCGCTGAGCGGGTCAGTCGACTTCGCAGGTCGTCTCGGTGTGGCCCCAGCCGTTGTCGACGCGGTTGCGGACCACGATGTGATGGGCGCCCGGCGCCGGGCGCCAGTCGTACCAGAAGTACCCCGCGTCGCGCCGGCAGCTGTGCCAGCCGCCTCCGTCGATGGCGACATGGCATTCCCCGGCGGGTGCGGAGATGCGGACGGCGTAGTGGCCGCGCTGCACCTTCTCGCCCGATCGCGGATAGTCGATGCGCGGGATCTTGTCGCCCGGGCTGGTCTGCGCGACGAGTCTCCTGAGGTTGGGCAGCACCGTCGAGAGCAGGCTTTTTCCTCGCACGAATCCTCCCTGCGGAGATACTGGATGAACCGGTACTGCTATTATAGGAAGCTTCCCGCGATTGTCAACTGATTTTTCCGGTCTCCAGCGGCTAAAGCGGGCCGGTGCGATAGGTCCGCACCCGCGCGCGCCAGCCGGACAGCCAGCGCTCCTCGTGGCGTTCGGGAGGCGCGTTGGCCACGCGCCGGGTGAGGACCCGGTCCGCGGAGAGGCTGTATTCGTCGAGCGCGTCCTGGCCCGGAGCCGTGCCGCTCATCCCCTGCAGGACCTGCAGCAGGCCCCAGCCTTCGCCTTTATAGCGTTCGCTGGTCGAGATGCCTTCACCCTTGAAGTTCACGTAATCCACCAGGCCATAGACTCCCAAGGGCTCGGCCGCGGCCCGGTAGAACTGCCGGCGCACGGGCTCTTGCTCGGCCGGCGGCAGGGACGCCAGGATCTTGGGCAGGGCCGCTTCCATGCGGTCCACGATGAAGCGCGTCTGCAGGGCCACGGTCGCGGCCAGCAGGTCCCGCAGCTGTCTCATGCGCGGGGACTCGATGTCTTTAAGGAAAGCCTCCCGGTCCGGCCATGGACAGACGGGCCGGCCGGCGAGCCAGTCCGGCAAGGCCACGCCGTTCTTGGAGAGGAACTCCAGCAGCGGGGGGAAGCTTTCCTGGAAAGGCCCCGGCGGGCCGGCCGGGTACCAGATGAAATGGCCGATGCCCAGGGAGGCGAAAGCCTCGCCCTGGTTCCAGGAGGTCAGCCCGGCCACGGTCCCTCCGCATTCGTTCTGCCAGATGCGGCGGCCGATGCGCTGCACGTCGTCGGCCGGGATGTCGATGGCCGCGATGACGAACGGCGGGGGGGCCAGCCTGGGCGCGAGCTTGGGCAACAGCGGCAGGAACTGGCCGACCGGGTCGCGGTTCCAATCCAGGGGTGCCGGGCTCGCCGCCCCGGACGGCGGGGGAACCCAGAGCATGAGCGCGAGCGCCAGCCCGCCCTGCCGAAGGTCCATAGGCACGATTATAGCCCATGCCGGCCGCCGGCGACTAGGCCTTTGGGCCCAGCTCAGTATAGGCCTTTGGCCTCTTTCCGCATAGGCCCCGGGGCCCTATGATATTGCCCGATGGTCCCAGATCCGCGCCGAGCCTTTCTCAATCCAAACCCTGGAGGTACGCCGATGCGCCGTCTCTTCGGTCTATGCTGTGCCGCACTGCTGTGCAGTCTTCTCGTCGCTGCCCGTCCGCACCGGATCCTCACCGTGTGCCCGGGCTTTTTGCCTGAGAACGATATGAAGATCCCCGTGGGCATCAGATCCGTCGGGGGAATCTCTCAGGCGCAGTACAACCAAGTCATGGACCGCCTGCAGGCGATCTATGGCCCTATCGTCCAGGCCAAGGGCGGGGTGCTCCAGATCAACCGCCTCTGGGAGGACGCCACGGTCAATTCCTCGGCCCAGCGCCAGGGGAACAAATACATCCTCAACATGTACGGCGGACTGGCCCGGCATCCCTCCATCACCCAGGACGGCGAGACCTTGGTCGCCTGCCACGAGCTGAGCCATCATCTGGGCGGAGCGCCCAAGAGCTCGGGCTGGTTCGGCTCCTGGGCCAGCAACGAGGGGCAGTCCGACTATGCCGCGAACCTCAAGTGCATGCGCCGCATGTTCTCCGATGCGGGCAGCGCACAGTTCACGCGCATGGCGGCCGCGGACCCGGTGGCGCAGAAGGCCTGCAAGCAGGCCTATAAGGATTCGCGGCAGGCGGCCCTGTGCCTGCGCGTCGCGACCGCGGGACTCTCGGTCACGGGCCTGTTCAAGGCCATGCACCACGAGACCAAGGACCCGGCCTTCGACACGCCGGACCCCGCTGTCGTAGCCGAAACCAACGACGACCATCCCGCCACGCAGTGCCGGCTGGACACTTACCTCCGGGGCGCTCTGTGCACCAAGTCCGTCTCGGAGGCGCTCGACGACGATGACCCGATCCCGGGCACCTGCACTTTGGCGCAAGGCTTCCAGGTCGGCCTGCGGCCGCTGTGCTGGTACAAGCCGACGCCCGCTGAGGGGGCCGCGCAGCTCCTGAGCCGCGCCTCGGTGGCGCCGCAGCTGAGCGAAGCCGTCTCCAAGAGCCCGGCGCTCTCCGCCCTGCAAGGCGCGGCCCTCTGGCAGGGACTCTAGTCTCCCTGGGTCCAAGGCCCCGGATTTCCTAGGCCGAAATCCGGGGCCGCATCCCGGCCTAAGTGCTTAGGCGGCCGGCGCGCGCGCGCGGTACAATCTCTCCGTGCTACCGGCGCTCCTTGCCGCCTTCCTGGCCGCAGAGTGCCTGGCTGCGCCTGGAGACCGGCTCCCGAGCCTCGTTCAGATCATCCCGCAGGACCTGCAGAGCGCGTTCGCTGTTCCCGCCACAGCCGGCTCCATCCCGACAGTCCCCGGGGTACCCCTGGGCGCCATCATGCGGCTGGCGGACCCGGCTCCGATGCGGGGCTCCCAGGTGGTCAAGGTGGACCTGCAGTCCCTGTTCAACCGCCATCTCAAGAACGCGGAATCATTCAGCCCGGGCCAGGACGCCTACACCCTGAGCACGCAGGTCGACCTCAAGGGAGACGCCTACCTCTCCCTCCAGGGCCGGGACTGGGCCTATCCCTATTTCTTCGAGTTCAAGGCCGGCATGCACGCCCGATGGCGGTCGGCCGACGGCAAGGTCTACGACGCCTCCATCGACGGCAGCATCTTCCGCCGCAAGTTCAACAACCCGCTGGTGATCCACGAAGAGAGCACGGGACGCGAAGTGTACTCCCGCAAGCTCACGGACTTCTTCAACGCCGCCGCGGTCCAGGGCGAGACCGTGGCCATCGGGGGGAACACCTACAAGGCGTTCTATTCCTATGCCCTGGACACCTCGCGCTACCCGGCGGTCTTCGACCAGACCGCCTACGGCCTTTGCCTGCTCTACGACGAATCCGACGATCCTGGCTATCACGACTTCAAGAACTACCCTATCCCCTTCGACGCCGTGAAGGGCGACCAGCCCGCGGCCTACCGCCTCCACAACGGGCAGGTGCTGTACTTCAAGCTCGCCGAAGACCAGAAGACCCTCGTCATCTCCGACTGAGGGGTCCGCTCCGGCCCGGAGCTGTGTATAATAGCACCATGCCCACTGATCCGGCGCAGGAGACTTTCCGCAAGATCCGCGACAACATCTCACGGGTGATGCTCGGCCAGTCCGCGGCCGTGCGCAAGCTCCTGGCCGCCTTCGCCGCCGGCGGCCACGTCCTGCTCGAGGACTTCCCCGGGACCGGCAAGACCACCTTGGCCAAGGCCCTGGCCAGGTCCATCGGCGCCAAGTTCAACCGCGTCCAGTTCACCCCGGACCTGCTTCCTTCCGATATCCTGGGCGTCTCCATCTACGAGCCGAAGGACCAGACCTTCCGCTTCCATGAAGGCCCGGTCTTCACCAACATCCTGCTGGCCGACGAGATCAACCGCGCCTCGCCCCGAACCCAGTCCGCCCTGCTGGAGGCCATGGGCGAGGGGCAGGTCAGCGTCGACGGCAGGACCTACCGGCTCATGGAGCTCTTCTTCGTCATCGCGACCCAGAACCCGGTCGAGTTCCACGGCACCTATCCCCTGCCCGAGGCGCAGATGGACCGCTTCATGATGCAGTTCTGCCCCGGCTACGTGGCGCCGGAGGAGGAGGTGGCGGTCCTCTCCGCGCAAGAGAAAAGCCATCCCCTGGAGGGCATCACGGCCTGCGTCACCACCGAGGAGGTCCTGGACCTGCGCCGCC of Elusimicrobiota bacterium contains these proteins:
- a CDS encoding MoxR family ATPase: MPTDPAQETFRKIRDNISRVMLGQSAAVRKLLAAFAAGGHVLLEDFPGTGKTTLAKALARSIGAKFNRVQFTPDLLPSDILGVSIYEPKDQTFRFHEGPVFTNILLADEINRASPRTQSALLEAMGEGQVSVDGRTYRLMELFFVIATQNPVEFHGTYPLPEAQMDRFMMQFCPGYVAPEEEVAVLSAQEKSHPLEGITACVTTEEVLDLRRRVKEVRIAPELKRYIVELVGATRTAANVRLGASPRASLSLMRAAQAAALMDGAEFVSPEQVQELAVPVIAHRLMLDPQARFSGLTARAVVEDQLKAIPVPA